A single region of the Streptomyces sp. NBC_00236 genome encodes:
- a CDS encoding DUF5701 family protein — MPEPTPVTAAALPALPPLSTQAETLIELGVHEIAGLSADGIRAFARTAESEDGGGGGLLAVHPDRAPASTLAPLLRRDGKPGFVVVDMPDVDLFTPLDTVAVPDAPLYVIGGVDRGDHMANWSPDEALPALTAQDRTPLLLTEGIHWVLQQPAALERNHCFMTIGSRLRKPNGALDARTPALWISNGTGRDGRERRNAPKAGWCWAGNRHTWLGFGSTTGRHLPAA; from the coding sequence GTGCCCGAACCCACCCCCGTAACCGCCGCCGCGCTCCCCGCGCTTCCGCCTCTGAGTACGCAGGCGGAGACGCTGATCGAGCTCGGGGTGCACGAGATCGCCGGCCTGTCGGCTGACGGCATCCGCGCGTTCGCCAGGACGGCCGAGTCCGAGGACGGGGGAGGCGGCGGCCTGCTCGCCGTCCACCCGGACCGGGCGCCCGCATCCACACTCGCGCCGCTGCTCCGACGCGACGGCAAACCGGGCTTCGTCGTCGTCGACATGCCTGACGTCGACCTCTTCACTCCGCTCGACACCGTCGCGGTCCCCGACGCCCCGCTCTACGTCATCGGTGGCGTCGACCGCGGCGACCACATGGCCAACTGGAGCCCGGACGAGGCCCTGCCCGCCCTCACCGCGCAGGACCGCACCCCGCTGCTCCTCACCGAGGGCATCCACTGGGTGCTGCAGCAGCCCGCCGCCCTGGAGCGCAACCACTGCTTCATGACCATCGGCTCCCGGCTGCGCAAGCCCAACGGCGCCCTGGACGCCCGCACACCGGCACTCTGGATCAGCAACGGCACCGGCCGCGACGGCCGGGAGCGGCGGAACGCCCCGAAGGCCGGCTGGTGCTGGGCGGGCAACCGGCACACCTGGCTGGGCTTCGGCTCCACGACGGGCCGCCACCTCCCGGCCGCGTAG
- a CDS encoding DUF397 domain-containing protein encodes MTDALTWTRAAPEDESGPGPWIEIAFGEGDDLVYLRETSDPENVVTTTRAKWEAFAKGVRAGEFDHFVTG; translated from the coding sequence ATGACTGACGCCCTCACCTGGACGCGGGCCGCCCCCGAGGACGAATCCGGCCCCGGCCCCTGGATCGAGATCGCCTTCGGCGAGGGCGACGACCTCGTGTATCTGCGCGAGACGAGCGACCCCGAGAACGTGGTCACGACGACCCGGGCCAAGTGGGAGGCGTTCGCGAAGGGCGTCCGGGCAGGCGAGTTCGACCACTTCGTCACTGGCTGA
- a CDS encoding DUF397 domain-containing protein — MSQHTWQKSSYCAQGEACVHVGTDRRGSIGLTESGDPTGAILRTTPTALRALLRTLKEEHSHD, encoded by the coding sequence ATGTCCCAGCACACCTGGCAGAAGTCGTCGTACTGCGCACAGGGCGAAGCCTGCGTTCACGTGGGCACCGACCGACGCGGATCCATAGGACTCACCGAATCGGGCGACCCCACCGGCGCCATACTCCGCACGACCCCCACCGCCCTGCGCGCCCTCCTCCGCACGCTCAAGGAGGAGCACTCCCATGACTGA
- a CDS encoding Scr1 family TA system antitoxin-like transcriptional regulator, whose translation MAGRAAPTARRTRLGAELRKLRERAGMTTTQAADLLGTSSGQLSNIEVARFGVSADRVRVAAHTYSCTDQALVEALVSMTTDRKRGWWEEYREILPPKLLDLAEIEHHGTSLHAAHSIHIPGLLQTVDHAREIYRQAVPALSPPEIEHRVSYRIKRQAVLHRSNPSPYRAVIHEAALRMRFGGKEVARSQLHHLLKVSELPHASIRVIPFEATYYPGSGQSLYYVHGPVPALDTAQLDQSHGPVFIDAEAQLCQYRLLLERLEAASLSVEKSQELIHKVAKDL comes from the coding sequence ATGGCAGGCAGGGCCGCCCCCACCGCACGCCGCACACGGCTCGGCGCCGAACTACGCAAATTGCGGGAGCGGGCCGGCATGACCACCACGCAGGCGGCCGACCTCCTGGGTACGAGTTCAGGGCAGCTCAGCAACATAGAAGTAGCGCGCTTCGGGGTGAGCGCCGATCGCGTCCGGGTCGCGGCCCACACGTACTCCTGCACAGACCAAGCTCTGGTCGAGGCCCTCGTTTCCATGACGACTGACCGCAAGCGCGGCTGGTGGGAGGAATATCGCGAGATCCTGCCGCCCAAGCTGCTCGACCTGGCCGAGATCGAACACCACGGCACCAGCCTGCACGCGGCACACAGCATCCACATTCCCGGCCTGCTCCAGACCGTCGACCACGCCCGGGAGATCTACCGCCAAGCCGTTCCGGCGTTGTCCCCGCCGGAGATCGAGCACCGGGTCTCGTACCGCATCAAGCGCCAGGCCGTACTCCACCGCTCGAATCCCTCGCCCTACCGGGCAGTCATTCACGAGGCCGCACTCCGCATGAGGTTCGGCGGCAAGGAGGTCGCCCGCAGCCAGTTGCACCACCTGCTCAAGGTGAGCGAGCTTCCTCACGCGTCCATCCGCGTGATCCCTTTCGAAGCCACCTACTATCCGGGCTCGGGGCAGTCCCTGTACTACGTACACGGTCCGGTACCCGCACTCGACACCGCACAGCTCGACCAGTCGCACGGGCCGGTGTTCATCGACGCTGAAGCGCAACTCTGCCAGTACCGCCTCCTCCTGGAGCGCCTCGAAGCGGCTTCCTTGAGCGTCGAAAAATCCCAGGAACTCATCCACAAGGTCGCCAAGGACCTGTGA
- a CDS encoding ATP-binding protein yields MPTATVAPPWTYTLQLPQDPRAPGVARATLRHVLRVHGMSELTETAELLASELVTNAYRHSSGPYSLRIRDAGRSRIRLGVWDTEPHIPAPFQWSAQAPQELAERGRGLYLVTLYAESWGAYPMRGGIPGQGGKMLWVECVGKPDGQ; encoded by the coding sequence ATGCCCACGGCCACCGTAGCGCCGCCCTGGACGTACACCCTCCAACTCCCGCAGGATCCCCGGGCCCCCGGGGTCGCCCGGGCCACCCTCCGTCACGTGCTCCGCGTGCACGGCATGTCAGAACTCACCGAAACCGCCGAACTGTTGGCGAGCGAACTCGTCACCAACGCCTACCGGCACTCCTCGGGGCCGTACTCCCTCCGCATCCGCGACGCCGGCCGCAGCCGGATCCGCCTCGGCGTCTGGGACACCGAACCCCACATCCCTGCCCCCTTCCAGTGGAGCGCGCAGGCTCCGCAGGAACTCGCCGAGCGCGGGCGGGGCCTCTATCTCGTCACGCTCTACGCGGAGAGCTGGGGCGCCTACCCCATGCGCGGCGGGATCCCCGGGCAGGGAGGGAAGATGCTCTGGGTGGAATGCGTCGGCAAGCCGGACGGGCAGTAG
- a CDS encoding DUF1963 domain-containing protein gives MAQPGWDGFTFFGMDHQGQFRRAALESGIPDDEISRFSQHLRLSIGLSVGGDSPVGQLGGLPRLPVGMKWPTAGDIPLPLLLAVDCGALPRVEGFDLPADGTLLFFVNQEMDHEDGSGKYARVVYVPDGTETAVAEAPGSLCVRERLDVGVELAAELPLWLQEGDEDWHEFWEDLDWEDMSPFQQQLFRYMERELPNLGELRDLAHGLWPSGGYVSIGGYADDEVINSIAEQVLAGRELAGEMPAIPTAKWYSHLEEEKHRQTGEWISLAGEGRVYEEYCTSFVIRHDDLAAARVDKALAVTSFVVV, from the coding sequence ATGGCCCAGCCCGGTTGGGATGGGTTTACCTTCTTCGGCATGGATCATCAGGGACAGTTTCGTCGGGCAGCACTTGAATCGGGCATCCCGGACGACGAGATCAGCAGATTCAGCCAGCACCTTCGTCTGTCGATCGGCTTGTCCGTGGGCGGTGATTCTCCGGTCGGGCAGCTCGGCGGGTTGCCTCGGCTGCCGGTGGGCATGAAGTGGCCGACCGCCGGGGACATTCCGCTGCCGTTGCTCCTTGCCGTCGACTGCGGGGCGCTGCCGAGAGTCGAGGGCTTCGACCTCCCGGCGGACGGGACGCTGCTCTTCTTCGTGAACCAGGAGATGGATCACGAGGACGGTTCGGGGAAGTACGCGCGCGTCGTGTACGTACCGGACGGCACCGAAACCGCGGTCGCGGAAGCCCCCGGCTCCCTCTGTGTCCGCGAGCGGCTCGACGTCGGCGTCGAGCTCGCAGCCGAACTGCCCCTGTGGCTCCAGGAGGGTGACGAGGACTGGCACGAGTTCTGGGAGGATCTCGATTGGGAGGACATGTCGCCCTTCCAGCAGCAGCTGTTCCGGTACATGGAGCGTGAACTGCCGAACCTGGGCGAACTCCGGGATCTGGCCCACGGCCTCTGGCCGTCCGGCGGCTACGTCTCCATCGGCGGGTATGCCGATGACGAGGTGATCAACAGCATTGCGGAGCAGGTCCTCGCGGGACGCGAGTTGGCAGGCGAGATGCCGGCCATCCCGACGGCGAAGTGGTATTCCCACCTGGAGGAGGAGAAGCACCGGCAGACGGGTGAATGGATATCGCTCGCGGGTGAAGGCCGGGTCTACGAGGAGTACTGCACGTCCTTTGTGATCCGCCACGACGACTTGGCCGCCGCTCGGGTGGACAAGGCGCTGGCCGTGACCAGTTTCGTGGTCGTGTGA
- a CDS encoding RidA family protein: protein MATIDVFSYDVPAESDFGYSQAIRSGELVHVSGQLAFDEAGEFLHPGDFTAQLKQTYANMDRILDHYGATRRQIVSQTLYLVNLRQNAAATMDGNLRYFGDHRPASTVLGITELALPGQLVEISFVIDTKLPA from the coding sequence ATGGCCACCATTGATGTCTTCAGCTATGACGTGCCGGCCGAGAGCGACTTCGGATACTCACAGGCGATCAGGTCCGGCGAGCTGGTCCACGTATCCGGACAGCTCGCCTTCGACGAGGCGGGCGAGTTCCTCCACCCGGGCGACTTCACCGCCCAGCTCAAGCAGACCTACGCCAACATGGACAGGATCCTGGACCACTACGGTGCGACCCGGAGGCAGATCGTCTCGCAGACCCTGTACTTGGTGAACCTGCGCCAGAACGCCGCGGCGACGATGGACGGCAATCTGCGGTACTTCGGTGACCACCGCCCGGCCAGCACGGTCCTGGGCATCACCGAACTGGCCCTGCCCGGACAGCTCGTCGAGATCAGCTTCGTCATCGACACGAAACTGCCCGCTTGA
- a CDS encoding winged helix-turn-helix transcriptional regulator, with the protein MVTKQLLKGLPEDADLRRADSLAREIFSDVANKWALLIIEALGERTLRFSELRNEVEGVSHKMLTQNLRMLERNGLVDRKVYPTVPPRVEYTLTEPGRGLLAAVDAICGWTHQHLGHIESARGRFDA; encoded by the coding sequence ATGGTGACCAAGCAACTGCTCAAGGGCCTGCCCGAGGACGCCGACCTGCGGCGGGCGGACTCCCTGGCGCGGGAGATCTTCTCGGACGTGGCCAACAAATGGGCGCTCCTGATCATCGAAGCGCTCGGCGAGCGCACCCTGCGCTTCAGCGAGCTGCGGAACGAGGTCGAGGGTGTCAGCCACAAGATGCTCACCCAGAACCTGCGCATGCTCGAGCGCAACGGCCTGGTCGACCGGAAGGTGTACCCCACCGTGCCGCCGCGAGTCGAGTACACCCTCACCGAGCCGGGCCGGGGCCTGCTGGCCGCGGTCGACGCCATATGCGGCTGGACCCACCAGCACCTCGGTCACATCGAGAGCGCGCGCGGCCGTTTCGACGCCTGA
- a CDS encoding AraC family transcriptional regulator, with translation MSRASEESNRRMLRARDAMDRAYAQPLDVPALARLAHVSEAHFSRTFRDTFGETPHRYLQRRRVERAMFLLRETGRSVTDICYEVGFGSTGTFSRTFREIVGRSPRAYRKEAVVTGVPTCFTMAWTRPSL, from the coding sequence ATGAGCCGTGCCTCCGAGGAGTCGAACCGCCGCATGCTCAGGGCTCGGGACGCCATGGACCGGGCGTACGCCCAGCCGCTCGACGTGCCGGCCCTTGCCCGGCTCGCCCATGTGTCCGAGGCGCACTTCTCGCGCACGTTCCGGGACACGTTCGGCGAGACGCCGCACCGCTACCTCCAGCGGCGCCGGGTCGAGCGGGCGATGTTCCTGCTGCGGGAGACCGGCCGGAGCGTGACGGACATCTGCTACGAGGTCGGCTTCGGCAGTACGGGGACGTTCAGCCGGACGTTCCGGGAGATCGTCGGCCGGTCGCCGAGGGCGTACCGGAAGGAAGCGGTGGTCACCGGCGTTCCTACGTGCTTCACGATGGCGTGGACGCGGCCGAGTCTCTGA
- a CDS encoding alpha/beta hydrolase family protein, whose translation MSTSASTTTSSGSTFEALGAPAPVLSFSPVTLSVPGRPVDLQVRVSAPATGTALPVLLLSHGHGPSNNLSSLNGYAPVADFWAAHGFVVVQPTHLTSRTLSHLVADAPGAPDFWRSRAEDMTHILDRLDVIEDAVPQLAGRIDHSSIALAGHSLGGFTAALLLGAGLTDPETGDVVHLVEPRIKAGVLLAAPGRGGEVFNGPMAAQWPVIGGVDFSTMTTPALVVAGDKDDSRHFTDMGPEWHADPYTLAPGPKDLLTLFDAEHGLGGIAGYDAAETTDESPARVAALAGLTAAYLRTRLHPGDPAWRTTSEALTTGPDAVGRVVSK comes from the coding sequence GTGAGCACATCCGCATCCACAACCACCAGCAGCGGTAGCACTTTCGAAGCCCTGGGTGCGCCCGCCCCGGTCCTGTCCTTCAGCCCCGTGACCCTCTCCGTACCCGGCCGTCCCGTGGATCTCCAGGTGCGCGTCTCCGCCCCCGCGACCGGAACCGCCCTCCCGGTCCTCCTCCTCTCCCACGGCCACGGCCCCTCGAACAACCTCTCCTCGCTCAACGGCTACGCGCCGGTCGCCGACTTCTGGGCCGCCCACGGGTTCGTCGTCGTCCAGCCCACCCACCTCACCTCCAGGACGCTGAGCCACCTGGTGGCCGACGCCCCCGGGGCGCCCGACTTCTGGCGCTCCCGCGCCGAGGACATGACGCACATCCTCGACCGGCTCGACGTGATCGAGGACGCCGTGCCGCAACTCGCCGGGCGGATCGACCACAGCAGCATCGCTCTCGCCGGCCACTCGCTCGGCGGCTTCACCGCAGCCCTCCTGCTGGGTGCGGGGCTCACCGACCCTGAAACCGGGGACGTGGTGCACCTCGTCGAGCCCCGGATCAAGGCCGGCGTCCTGCTTGCCGCGCCCGGCAGAGGTGGCGAGGTCTTCAACGGGCCCATGGCCGCGCAGTGGCCGGTCATCGGTGGCGTCGACTTCTCCACCATGACCACGCCCGCTCTGGTCGTCGCGGGGGACAAGGACGACTCCCGGCACTTCACGGACATGGGGCCGGAGTGGCACGCCGACCCCTACACCCTCGCCCCCGGGCCCAAGGACCTGCTCACCCTGTTCGACGCGGAGCACGGGCTCGGCGGGATCGCGGGATACGACGCCGCCGAGACCACCGACGAGAGCCCCGCACGCGTGGCCGCCCTTGCTGGGCTCACCGCGGCCTACCTCCGGACGCGGCTCCACCCCGGCGATCCGGCGTGGCGGACCACGTCCGAGGCGCTGACGACCGGCCCCGACGCGGTGGGACGGGTCGTGTCCAAGTAG
- a CDS encoding VOC family protein, producing MFNAITHSQMYVLDQDEALDFYVGKLGLEVAADVDLGFMRWLAVSVPGHPERQILLEKPGAPAMSEETAAQVRDLVTKGAMGGWVIFTTDDCHKTYETLRAQGVEFIEKPTERPYGTDCGLRDPFGNRIRFTQPKQVG from the coding sequence ATGTTCAACGCAATCACGCACTCGCAGATGTACGTCCTCGACCAGGACGAGGCCCTCGACTTCTACGTCGGCAAGCTCGGGCTGGAAGTGGCCGCCGATGTCGACCTGGGATTCATGCGGTGGCTGGCCGTCAGCGTCCCCGGCCATCCGGAACGGCAGATCCTCCTGGAGAAGCCGGGCGCTCCGGCGATGTCCGAGGAGACGGCGGCGCAGGTCCGCGACCTGGTGACGAAGGGGGCGATGGGCGGCTGGGTCATCTTCACCACGGACGACTGCCACAAGACGTACGAGACGCTGCGCGCCCAGGGCGTCGAGTTCATCGAGAAGCCCACCGAGCGTCCCTACGGTACGGACTGCGGTCTCCGTGACCCGTTCGGCAACCGCATCCGCTTCACGCAGCCGAAGCAGGTCGGCTGA
- a CDS encoding DUF4232 domain-containing protein translates to MRTIHSRKRTATVGAAVTAVLALALTACGGDGGGTKSAGPADNAAKSAASAGASQQSGSDEATDTDSAKTDGSAKTVASGTGTSKSGAAKTGTTTGGDTSDGYAYKHPCKSEDLSVRVYAREGSATQQVIEVNNTGANACGLSYFPRVGLGSASAQDHSGDVVPLVPGGLGGAPAYPVKPKTAAIAVIDLNPSGADGALTWINELNVLADGDHMPNAEQLNFPLGPDVKVLDPKLGLYSGTIAEAVSSMKQADSKS, encoded by the coding sequence ATGCGTACGATCCACTCCCGCAAGCGCACCGCCACCGTCGGCGCAGCCGTCACCGCCGTGCTCGCCCTGGCCCTCACCGCCTGCGGTGGGGACGGCGGCGGCACCAAGTCGGCCGGCCCGGCGGACAACGCCGCGAAGAGCGCCGCCTCGGCGGGCGCCTCGCAGCAGTCCGGCTCCGACGAGGCCACCGACACGGACTCCGCGAAGACCGACGGCTCCGCGAAGACGGTCGCCTCCGGCACAGGCACCTCCAAGAGCGGCGCCGCCAAGACCGGCACGACCACCGGCGGCGACACCAGCGACGGTTACGCCTACAAGCACCCGTGCAAGAGCGAGGACCTGTCGGTGCGCGTGTACGCCCGTGAGGGCTCGGCCACCCAGCAGGTGATCGAGGTCAACAACACCGGTGCGAACGCCTGCGGTCTGAGCTACTTCCCGCGGGTCGGCCTGGGCAGCGCGAGCGCCCAGGACCACAGCGGTGACGTCGTCCCGCTGGTCCCGGGCGGCCTGGGCGGCGCCCCCGCCTACCCGGTCAAGCCGAAGACCGCCGCCATCGCGGTGATCGACCTCAACCCGAGCGGCGCGGACGGTGCCCTGACCTGGATCAACGAGCTGAACGTGCTGGCCGACGGCGACCACATGCCCAACGCGGAGCAGCTCAACTTCCCGCTCGGCCCCGACGTGAAGGTCCTCGACCCGAAGCTGGGCCTGTACAGCGGGACGATCGCCGAAGCGGTGAGCTCCATGAAGCAGGCCGACTCGAAGTCCTGA